In the genome of Deltaproteobacteria bacterium, the window ATGAAGCGCCTGAACGCCAAGATGTACGCCGAAAGCAAGCGCCTTGGAACCAAGTGGATTCTGGGCGGCGAGTGCGGCCACATGTGGCGCGTCATCCACCAGTACATGGACACCATGAACGGCCCAGCCGACCACCTGGAATTGCCGAAAAGCCCCATCACCGGCACGGTTTTCCAGAACGCGGCGTCCACCAAGATGGTGCACATCACCGAGTTCACCGCCGACCTTCTTCGCCACAACAAGTTGAAGATCGATAAATCCAGGAACGACCACCAGATTCTGTCCTTCCACGATTCCTGCAACCCCTCTCGCGGCATGGGACTTCTGGAAGAACCCCGCGAAGTTATCAAGGGCGTCTGCAACCACTTTTTCGAAATGCCCGAAAAGACCATACGCGAGCACACCTTCTGCTGCGGCTCCGGTTCGGGCTTAAACGCCGGCGAAAACATGGAGCTTCGCCTTCGCGGCGGGCTTCCCAGGGCCAACGCCTTCAAGCACGTTCACGAGACCCACGGCGTAAACACCCTTGCAACCGTATGCGCCATCGACCGGGCGGCCCTCCCCACGGCCCTCGATTACTGGGTGCCGGGCATGAGGGTCACCGGTGTACACGAGCTCGTGGCCAACGCCTTGATTCTTGACGGTGAAAACGAGCGCACCACCGACCTGCGCGGCGAACCCCTGGCGGGCATGGAGGAGGAAGAATAATGAAACTTTACGACGGAAAGATAATTCTTCTTGGTCTCGCCGTGTTCGTGGGCCTTTTCACCTTTCCCTTCTGGTTCAACATGGGAAAGGCCGCTCCGGTTCCGGAAATCCTGACCGATACCCCGGTCATCGCCAAGATGGCCGTAAAGCAGTGCGTAAGGCCCACCGATTTCATGAAGGCGGGCCACATGCAGGTTCTTAACGAATGGCGCGACACGGTGGTCCGCGACAACAACCGCGTGGCTCCGGGCACCGATGGTGTGATGCGGGAAATGAGCCTCACCAAGACCTGCATGGAATGCCACTCCAACAAGGCCGAGTTCTGCGACAGATGCCACAACTACGTGAGCGTCGCGCCTTACTGCTGGAACTGCCATTTAGAGCCCAAGGATTTAGCGGCCAAGGAGAAAGCCTGACCATGGACAAGACCAAACGGGATTTTATTAAAGTAGCGACTATCGCCGCAGCCGCCGGGCTTGTTCTGAAGCCCTCCGGCAAATCCATGGCCATGGACCTCGCAAGACGCACCCCCGAAGGCGCTGTTCCCACGGAAAAGGCTCTTACGGCGGGCCGCTGGGCCATGGTTGTGGACACCAAAAAATTCACCCAGGCTTCCCGCAACGCGGTCATGGAAGCCTGCCGCAGGGAGCACAACATCCCGGTGATGAAGGATTCCAGGCACGCCCTCACCTGGATATGGGATGACGAGTACGAGCACGTTTTCCCGGAGCAGATGAACGAGCACATCCCCGACAAGACCAGGGAAAACAAGGTTCTCGTTCTTTGCAACAACTGCGAGAATCCGGCCTGCGTGCGCGTCTGCCCCACCAAGGCCACCTTCAAGCGCGCCGACGGCATAGTGATGATGGACTATCACCGCTGCATCGGATGCCGCTTCTGCATGGCGGCCTGCCCTTACGGATCGCGCTCCTTCAATTTCCTTGACCCAAGGAAGAGCCTCACCGAAATCACCTCCGACTACCCCACCCGCACCAAGGGCGTGGTGGAAAAGTGCAACTTCTGCGCGGAACGCCTTGCCAGGGGCCAGAAGCCCGCCTGCGTGGAAGCCTGCAAGGGCGGAGAGATGATTTTCGGAGACCTCGACGATCCCAAGTCGGAAGTGCGCAAGGTTCTGGCCGAGAAATTCAACATCCGCCGTCGCCCGGAGCTGGGCACCCAGCCCCAGGTTTACTACCTTACCTAACGCGAGGAAGCCATGCTGGATAAAGCCTTAAGCGGAAGCAGGACTTACTACATGTGGCTCGCGGGCCTTTTGGGCGTCATCGGCGTCGGGTTCGGGTGCTACCTCTATCAGTTCACCCAGGGCCTGGGCGTTACGGGACTTTCCCGCGACGTCTCCTGGGGATTCTACATCGCGCAGCTCACCTATCTCGTGGGCGTGGCGGCATCGGGCGTCATGCTGGTCATGCCCTACTATCTCCACGACCACAAGGTTTTCGGCAAGATCACCATTCTTGGCGAATTCATGGCCGTGGGCGCCATCGTCATGTG includes:
- the dsrJ gene encoding sulfate reduction electron transfer complex DsrMKJOP subunit DsrJ; the protein is MKLYDGKIILLGLAVFVGLFTFPFWFNMGKAAPVPEILTDTPVIAKMAVKQCVRPTDFMKAGHMQVLNEWRDTVVRDNNRVAPGTDGVMREMSLTKTCMECHSNKAEFCDRCHNYVSVAPYCWNCHLEPKDLAAKEKA
- a CDS encoding 4Fe-4S dicluster domain-containing protein, with translation MDKTKRDFIKVATIAAAAGLVLKPSGKSMAMDLARRTPEGAVPTEKALTAGRWAMVVDTKKFTQASRNAVMEACRREHNIPVMKDSRHALTWIWDDEYEHVFPEQMNEHIPDKTRENKVLVLCNNCENPACVRVCPTKATFKRADGIVMMDYHRCIGCRFCMAACPYGSRSFNFLDPRKSLTEITSDYPTRTKGVVEKCNFCAERLARGQKPACVEACKGGEMIFGDLDDPKSEVRKVLAEKFNIRRRPELGTQPQVYYLT